A section of the Spirochaeta lutea genome encodes:
- a CDS encoding NYN domain-containing protein — translation MFVIKMACGNSSAIKPVVDKLAEYNFDIRDTPKITKNYKNRADLIISLEALETIILEKPIINRYIFITSDSDFTVIMEKLRKYGKEVCLITKEEYANKPVLNNSCDEIYILESFMLNSDGNIEKGAKTKRGKKEAAVQLSSNNEEIVEEIIKKILATLDTEKLHLTSFIGSKFHQMDKSMVIKRSKYKNLNGLLTKLESDGKIKKEKNEKGHPCIVLTTAST, via the coding sequence TTGTTTGTCATAAAAATGGCTTGTGGAAATTCAAGTGCCATTAAGCCAGTAGTTGATAAACTTGCAGAGTATAATTTTGATATAAGAGATACACCTAAAATAACCAAAAACTATAAAAATAGAGCAGATCTGATTATATCACTAGAAGCACTAGAGACAATTATTTTAGAGAAACCAATTATCAATAGATACATATTCATTACTTCTGATTCTGACTTTACTGTAATTATGGAGAAACTTAGAAAGTACGGTAAAGAGGTATGTTTAATTACCAAGGAAGAATATGCAAATAAGCCAGTATTGAATAATTCATGCGATGAAATCTACATTTTAGAATCATTTATGTTGAACAGTGATGGAAATATTGAAAAAGGAGCGAAAACAAAAAGGGGTAAAAAAGAAGCCGCAGTGCAACTTTCAAGCAATAACGAAGAAATAGTAGAAGAAATAATTAAAAAGATATTGGCAACACTAGATACAGAAAAATTACACTTAACTAGTTTTATAGGTTCGAAATTTCATCAAATGGATAAAAGCATGGTAATAAAAAGAAGTAAATATAAAAATTTAAATGGCTTATTAACTAAACTTGAATCAGATGGGAAAATAAAAAAAGAAAAAAATGAGAAAGGGCATC